Proteins from a genomic interval of Paenibacillus sp. FSL R5-0623:
- a CDS encoding ABC transporter ATP-binding protein encodes MSERTERKSPRPHGGPGPGPGMGMRPPAEKAKDFKGTLRRLIRYLQPHSSRLLGVLVAAILSTVFSIISPKVMAEGTDILSKGAIAILQGVQGAGIDFPALMKVLYLLGGLYLFSAAFMYVQQYLMAGVAQRVVYDMREQISAKVGRLPLKYFDSRTTGETLSRATNDVDNISNTLQQSLAQFITSIVTIVGVIIMMLTISPWMTLITILTLPLSVVVVMLVASRSQKHFAGQQKSLGELNGHVEEMYTGHKVVKAFGREEQSVQQFEKVNEELYESGWKAQFISGIIMPLMSFVGNLGYVLICVVGGIFVTRGSISIGDILAFTQYSRQFTQPINQIANISNIIQSTIASAERVFELLDEEEEVPESKQPVQLQQPKGAVAFQGVNFGYKENELLIHNMNIDVKPGQTVAIVGPTGAGKTTLINLLMRFYEIQDGRITIDGADIKDMERGKLRSLFGMVLQDTWLFNGTIRDNIAYGREGSTEEDVIKAAVAAHADHFIRTLPDGYDTVLNEEASNISQGQKQLLTIARAILANPAILILDEATSSVDTRTEVFIQKAMNDLMKDRTSFVIAHRLSTIRGADLILVMDHGNVIEQGNHDELMASQGFYADLYNSQFAEQQPQAI; translated from the coding sequence ATGAGTGAACGTACAGAACGTAAGTCGCCTCGTCCCCATGGTGGGCCTGGTCCAGGTCCCGGAATGGGCATGCGACCTCCCGCTGAGAAAGCAAAAGATTTTAAAGGCACACTGCGGCGCTTGATACGTTATCTCCAGCCCCATAGTTCTCGTCTGTTAGGTGTGCTGGTTGCAGCCATTTTGAGTACCGTATTCAGCATCATCAGTCCAAAAGTTATGGCAGAAGGAACGGATATTCTCAGTAAAGGCGCCATTGCCATCCTTCAGGGTGTACAGGGAGCCGGGATTGATTTTCCTGCATTGATGAAAGTATTATACCTGCTTGGCGGACTCTATCTGTTCAGTGCTGCATTTATGTATGTTCAGCAATACCTGATGGCCGGTGTGGCCCAGCGTGTTGTGTATGACATGCGTGAGCAGATCAGTGCGAAGGTTGGACGTCTTCCTTTGAAATATTTTGACTCCCGCACAACTGGGGAGACACTTAGCCGTGCCACGAATGACGTGGACAATATCAGTAATACACTTCAGCAAAGTTTGGCACAGTTCATTACGTCCATCGTAACGATTGTCGGCGTAATTATCATGATGCTGACGATTAGTCCATGGATGACGCTGATCACAATTTTGACGCTGCCACTTAGTGTGGTTGTTGTCATGCTGGTCGCTTCCCGTTCACAAAAACACTTTGCGGGTCAACAGAAATCCCTTGGTGAACTGAATGGTCATGTCGAAGAGATGTATACCGGACACAAGGTTGTCAAAGCCTTTGGACGTGAAGAACAATCCGTACAGCAATTTGAGAAGGTCAATGAAGAACTGTATGAATCCGGCTGGAAAGCCCAGTTTATCTCGGGTATTATTATGCCGCTCATGAGTTTCGTGGGTAACTTGGGTTATGTGCTGATCTGTGTGGTTGGTGGGATTTTTGTTACACGCGGATCGATCTCTATCGGGGATATTCTGGCCTTCACACAATATTCCCGTCAATTCACACAACCGATTAACCAGATTGCAAATATCTCCAATATCATTCAATCAACGATTGCTTCGGCAGAACGGGTATTCGAGTTGCTGGATGAAGAGGAAGAAGTTCCGGAGTCCAAACAACCCGTGCAATTACAGCAGCCTAAAGGTGCGGTTGCATTCCAAGGTGTTAATTTTGGATATAAAGAAAATGAATTGCTCATTCATAACATGAACATTGATGTGAAACCGGGACAGACGGTAGCCATTGTTGGACCAACGGGAGCCGGTAAAACCACCCTGATCAACCTGTTAATGCGTTTCTACGAAATTCAGGATGGTCGGATTACGATTGACGGTGCCGACATTAAGGACATGGAGCGTGGCAAGCTGCGCAGTCTGTTCGGCATGGTGCTTCAGGATACCTGGTTGTTCAACGGAACGATTCGGGACAACATCGCCTATGGTCGAGAAGGTTCTACGGAAGAGGATGTCATCAAGGCAGCCGTTGCGGCACATGCGGATCACTTTATCCGTACACTGCCTGATGGTTATGACACGGTGCTGAATGAAGAAGCGTCGAATATCTCTCAAGGGCAGAAACAGTTGCTGACCATTGCAAGAGCGATTCTGGCGAATCCGGCCATCCTCATTCTGGATGAAGCGACGAGTAGCGTGGATACACGGACCGAAGTGTTTATCCAGAAAGCAATGAATGATCTGATGAAGGATCGCACAAGCTTTGTCATTGCACACCGTTTGTCCACCATTCGCGGCGCCGATCTGATCCTGGTTATGGATCATGGTAACGTGATTGAACAGGGTAATCATGATGAATTGATGGCAAGCCAGGGCTTCTATGCGGATCTGTACAATAGTCAGTTTGCGGAGCAACAACCGCAGGCGATCTGA
- a CDS encoding methyl-accepting chemotaxis protein: MNSLFMRIFLFFSCLMLAAGAVLGITMYRSSAQLVEQSMGMQAQAVAERAVALIDTSLYAPLSTGQDETAYYGTLREQLSQLREANGLKYLYTLGTREENGTNTYFYVVDGAAADVAEDDFSPYGSAEETHYEGMLQAFEQNEPIRGELTQDDYGATITAYVPIHGADGKVLGLVGADLDSTAVYELMSRNRMTMIWTALAIVLLSVLLVYGFAHYLTRPLVKLKKLITQVGKGDLTVNVELSRKDEVGQLASEFKHLVTGTRDVMTGIRQSSDSLLQAAEGVSKHSQATAEASQRIAEHTNHTASGAAEQVARAGEVTVAMEEITRSMQHIANSSSMVADVSQETTNNAVQGQANINTAMDSMDKIHQANVQMVASTSQLEQYSGKIESVAHLMKGIASQTNLLALNASIEAARAGEYGSGFAVVASEVRKLAGESEQSSQHVTELIAEMTRQTALLSEHMSASTSAVQSGLAVVQEAGRSFTSIHTGIETMNERLHEVSAASEQLSASAEEVSASVEDMEHISRESSSSIQKVSHATGSQLQSMDEMSASAESLRVLSSELNGLIGRFKI, encoded by the coding sequence ATGAACAGTTTGTTTATGAGGATCTTTTTATTTTTTTCCTGTCTGATGCTGGCCGCGGGTGCGGTTCTTGGCATTACCATGTACCGTTCATCGGCTCAACTGGTCGAGCAATCCATGGGGATGCAGGCACAGGCTGTGGCTGAACGGGCAGTAGCATTAATTGACACCTCTCTGTATGCACCACTCAGTACCGGACAGGACGAGACAGCATATTACGGCACATTGCGTGAGCAGCTTAGTCAGCTGCGCGAGGCCAATGGACTCAAGTATCTATACACCCTTGGTACACGCGAAGAAAATGGAACAAATACATATTTCTACGTTGTGGATGGGGCTGCTGCCGATGTGGCAGAGGATGACTTCTCCCCTTACGGTTCCGCAGAAGAGACCCATTATGAAGGAATGCTGCAAGCTTTTGAACAGAATGAGCCTATTCGGGGCGAACTCACACAGGATGACTATGGCGCTACCATTACAGCCTATGTGCCGATCCATGGGGCTGACGGAAAAGTACTGGGGTTGGTCGGTGCGGATCTGGACTCCACTGCGGTCTATGAACTGATGTCCCGCAACCGTATGACCATGATCTGGACAGCCTTGGCTATTGTGCTGCTGAGTGTATTGCTGGTGTATGGATTCGCCCATTACTTGACCCGTCCATTGGTGAAGTTGAAGAAGTTAATTACCCAGGTAGGAAAAGGCGACCTGACCGTCAACGTTGAACTTAGTCGCAAGGATGAGGTAGGACAGCTCGCTTCGGAGTTCAAACATCTGGTTACAGGTACCCGGGATGTCATGACGGGCATCCGTCAAAGCTCCGACTCTCTGCTACAGGCTGCAGAAGGTGTATCGAAACATTCACAGGCGACTGCAGAAGCCAGTCAGCGTATTGCCGAGCATACGAATCATACAGCCAGTGGCGCTGCTGAACAGGTAGCTCGTGCGGGCGAAGTAACGGTAGCCATGGAAGAAATTACACGCAGCATGCAGCACATTGCGAATTCTTCTTCTATGGTCGCGGATGTATCACAAGAAACGACCAATAACGCGGTGCAAGGTCAAGCCAATATCAACACGGCGATGGACAGCATGGATAAAATTCATCAAGCAAATGTGCAGATGGTGGCCTCCACCTCTCAGCTGGAGCAGTACTCAGGTAAAATTGAGTCGGTAGCACACCTGATGAAAGGCATCGCTTCACAGACCAATCTGCTCGCACTTAATGCAAGTATTGAAGCGGCTCGTGCAGGAGAGTATGGCAGCGGGTTTGCGGTGGTTGCCTCCGAAGTTCGCAAGCTTGCGGGGGAATCAGAGCAATCATCCCAGCATGTAACTGAACTGATCGCCGAGATGACACGCCAGACTGCCCTGTTGTCAGAACATATGTCTGCCAGCACATCAGCAGTCCAATCCGGTCTCGCTGTTGTTCAGGAGGCAGGCCGTTCATTCACATCCATTCATACCGGGATTGAGACGATGAATGAACGTCTGCACGAAGTATCCGCAGCATCCGAGCAGCTGTCTGCCAGTGCAGAAGAAGTATCCGCTTCTGTGGAGGATATGGAACATATCTCACGCGAATCCTCTTCGAGCATACAGAAGGTGTCTCATGCAACCGGAAGCCAACTGCAATCCATGGATGAGATGAGTGCATCCGCTGAATCTCTGCGGGTATTGTCCAGTGAGTTGAACGGGTTGATTGGTCGATTTAAAATATAG
- a CDS encoding ABC transporter ATP-binding protein translates to MMKLFSMLKPYRIPIIFILVLVLFQSLAELYLPTLMADIVNDGIIKGDIPYIWQIGGWMLVIAIGGTACSVIASYLSSRTAGGFAKQLRSRVFRHVENFSLQEFDKMGTASLITRTTNDITQVQNVLTMMLRMMIMAPLMCIGGIFMAVSQDAKLSTIFLVVLPVLGGAIALIGAKGLPLFKTIQKKLDRLNLVLREQLTGIRVVRSFNRGEHEKVRFNGANTELRDSSIKVNVLMATIMPVMMLVMNFSMIAILYFGGMRIDSGNMNIGALIAFIQYAMQIMFSLIMVSMIFVMIPRASASAERINEVLDMQPDLSNPEQPRGMKSMQGMIEFDNVTFRYPGAENPALSNISFTARSGETTAIIGGTGSGKSTLLSLIPRFYDVTEGSVRVNGTDVREIRQEDLRAKIGFVPQKAVLFTGTITENIRHGKDDATMDEVVHAARTAQAENFITEMKEGYDSLIAQGGNNVSGGQKQRLSIARALVRRPEVYIFDDSFSALDFKTDAKLRAALKSETTEAAVLIVAQRVSTVMDADRILVMDEGQIVGSGTHKELLEHNEVYREIVSSQLTEEEIA, encoded by the coding sequence ATGATGAAACTGTTTAGCATGCTGAAGCCATACCGAATTCCGATTATTTTCATTCTGGTTTTGGTACTGTTTCAGTCGCTTGCTGAATTGTACCTGCCTACGTTAATGGCAGATATTGTGAATGACGGCATCATTAAAGGGGATATCCCGTATATCTGGCAAATTGGTGGATGGATGTTGGTCATCGCGATTGGCGGAACAGCGTGTTCGGTGATTGCCAGTTATCTCTCATCTCGAACAGCGGGTGGATTTGCCAAACAACTGCGTAGCAGAGTATTCCGCCATGTGGAGAACTTCTCGCTCCAGGAGTTCGATAAGATGGGTACTGCTTCACTGATTACGCGTACGACGAATGACATCACGCAGGTACAGAATGTACTTACAATGATGCTGCGCATGATGATTATGGCTCCGCTCATGTGTATCGGGGGGATCTTCATGGCGGTATCTCAGGACGCCAAATTGTCTACGATTTTCCTGGTCGTGCTTCCGGTACTGGGCGGAGCCATTGCGCTAATTGGTGCCAAGGGTCTACCTTTGTTCAAAACCATTCAGAAAAAGCTGGACCGACTTAATCTGGTGCTGCGTGAGCAGTTAACAGGGATTCGGGTTGTTCGTTCCTTTAACCGTGGGGAGCATGAGAAAGTGCGCTTTAACGGGGCCAATACAGAACTGAGAGATTCATCGATCAAAGTTAATGTGCTGATGGCGACCATCATGCCTGTGATGATGCTGGTTATGAACTTTTCGATGATTGCCATCCTTTATTTTGGTGGAATGCGGATCGACAGCGGCAATATGAACATCGGTGCGTTGATTGCCTTCATCCAATATGCAATGCAGATCATGTTCTCACTTATTATGGTTTCGATGATCTTTGTTATGATCCCAAGAGCTTCAGCATCGGCAGAACGGATCAACGAAGTGCTTGATATGCAGCCGGATCTTAGCAACCCCGAGCAGCCTCGGGGCATGAAATCCATGCAGGGTATGATTGAGTTTGACAATGTAACTTTCCGTTATCCGGGCGCAGAGAATCCAGCTTTGTCCAATATCTCCTTCACAGCTCGCTCAGGTGAGACAACAGCCATTATCGGTGGTACGGGTTCTGGAAAATCGACATTGCTCAGCCTTATTCCACGATTTTATGATGTGACTGAAGGCAGTGTTCGGGTAAATGGTACGGATGTGCGTGAAATTCGGCAGGAAGATCTGCGTGCCAAAATTGGCTTTGTACCACAAAAAGCAGTCCTCTTCACGGGTACGATTACGGAGAATATCCGTCACGGAAAAGACGATGCCACAATGGATGAAGTTGTTCATGCGGCCCGTACGGCTCAGGCGGAGAACTTCATTACCGAGATGAAAGAGGGATATGACAGCCTTATCGCGCAAGGTGGTAACAACGTATCTGGTGGACAAAAGCAACGTCTGTCCATCGCTCGCGCACTTGTTCGCCGTCCGGAAGTTTATATCTTTGATGACAGTTTCTCTGCTCTCGATTTTAAAACGGATGCTAAACTTCGTGCTGCACTGAAGTCGGAAACGACAGAAGCGGCTGTGCTAATTGTTGCGCAACGCGTAAGTACAGTAATGGATGCCGATCGCATTCTGGTTATGGATGAGGGCCAAATTGTCGGTTCAGGAACACATAAAGAGCTGCTGGAGCACAATGAAGTGTATCGCGAGATTGTATCCTCCCAGCTGACAGAGGAGGAGATCGCATGA
- a CDS encoding diacylglycerol kinase family protein encodes MEFNKALLIHHHHSGKASRENTVGLVAGVLAPAVHELVIVRTDEPGEGEMLCRERGEQFDVVFILGGDGTVHECVNGLADLQHPPLIGILPGGTCNDFARSLGISPDAEIAAQEMLAGRLVSIDVGRANDRLFTNFFGIGLISDASQNINENLKGALGKLSYFISTLQTISHTEPFRYQLEADGKEMEGEAVMIYAANGRFLGTNALPFAPDALQDGELDVLIIHETGIPLLREILSHKPEGDWQPQSESISYFKASTLKVKTDAPMSADTDGELYMKTPAELSVLTGHLKFLTGEVY; translated from the coding sequence ATGGAGTTTAACAAAGCGTTGTTAATTCATCATCATCATTCGGGCAAGGCCAGTCGTGAGAATACAGTGGGCCTTGTGGCTGGTGTGCTGGCTCCTGCTGTTCATGAACTCGTCATTGTACGCACGGATGAACCGGGTGAGGGAGAGATGCTGTGTCGTGAACGCGGGGAACAATTCGATGTGGTCTTCATCCTGGGTGGGGATGGCACGGTCCACGAATGCGTGAATGGGCTGGCTGATCTGCAACACCCTCCGTTGATTGGTATATTGCCTGGAGGCACCTGTAATGACTTTGCGCGTTCGCTCGGGATTTCACCGGATGCAGAGATTGCGGCACAAGAAATGCTGGCAGGTCGGTTGGTATCTATTGATGTTGGACGAGCTAATGATCGGCTGTTCACGAACTTTTTCGGCATTGGCTTGATCAGTGATGCATCGCAGAATATTAACGAAAATCTGAAAGGCGCGCTGGGTAAGCTCAGTTATTTTATCAGCACCTTACAGACAATTAGTCATACAGAGCCGTTTCGTTACCAACTGGAGGCGGATGGGAAAGAGATGGAAGGCGAAGCGGTGATGATCTATGCAGCCAATGGTCGTTTTCTGGGAACAAATGCATTGCCCTTTGCACCGGATGCATTGCAGGATGGGGAGCTGGACGTACTCATTATTCATGAGACAGGCATTCCGCTGCTGCGAGAGATTCTGTCGCACAAGCCGGAGGGAGATTGGCAACCTCAGAGTGAGAGCATTTCATACTTCAAGGCATCTACGCTTAAAGTGAAGACAGATGCGCCGATGTCAGCTGACACGGATGGCGAATTGTATATGAAGACACCCGCCGAGCTTTCGGTGCTGACGGGTCATCTGAAGTTTTTAACCGGGGAGGTGTACTAA
- a CDS encoding GNAT family protein — protein sequence MSHSKPSPRIPRLLETSRIYLRPFEITDVDAYFPSLFDAEMRRLTGTQNSFTRAQVERYVENAAQDDTRLMLLIALQENDQIIGDVVLMDMHAKNRSAHIRVAIDQAEHQGKGYGSEALLLMLDYGFGICNLHRIELEVYAFNERAIRTYEKLGFQREGVKRDALFYNHQYHDAIQMSMLENEFRQRHMKDQAGND from the coding sequence ATGTCACATTCAAAACCATCCCCACGCATCCCTCGTCTGCTAGAAACGTCGCGCATATACCTGCGTCCTTTCGAGATTACAGATGTGGATGCTTATTTCCCCAGCCTGTTTGACGCCGAGATGCGCAGGCTGACGGGAACACAGAACAGTTTCACACGTGCTCAGGTAGAACGTTATGTTGAAAACGCAGCACAGGATGACACTAGACTCATGCTACTTATTGCTTTACAGGAAAATGACCAGATCATCGGAGATGTCGTCCTGATGGACATGCATGCCAAGAATCGCAGTGCACATATCCGGGTTGCCATCGATCAGGCGGAGCATCAAGGAAAAGGTTACGGTAGCGAGGCGTTGTTGCTTATGCTGGACTACGGCTTTGGCATCTGTAACCTGCATCGAATCGAGCTTGAGGTGTACGCCTTCAACGAGCGAGCCATTCGCACGTACGAGAAACTCGGATTCCAGCGCGAGGGTGTGAAGCGCGATGCTTTGTTCTACAACCATCAATATCATGATGCGATTCAGATGAGCATGCTGGAAAATGAGTTCAGGCAACGTCATATGAAAGATCAGGCAGGGAATGATTGA
- a CDS encoding MMPL family transporter, producing the protein MQEGSGYGRWVAGKRSKWITLLVWIIIAVVLGMVWPAVGDRETNNAQDLSESKPSVQAAALAEKEFPGGEGLPALIVWRQAGGLTDEQIENIQALTERLDQDPVEQQQSVVPLYQLPPQALKGQLSEDGSTLVMPLFFNEGADSEQLKAAIEALEQKTQDIFGANPFDVAIDDTNTLIARVTGPVGISIDASGLFSSADVSLLIATVVLVLVLLLLIYRSPVLAIIPIIAVGFAYMVTSPILGFMADQGWITVDAQSISIMTVLLFGAGTDYCLFMISRYRQILYHEPDKKKAIFQAITGSSGAIAMSGFTVVAALLVLLLAEYGAYHRFAVPFSLSIFIMFIASLTLVPALLAIFGRGSFYPFVPRTHEMEVERAKKKGKPAPAPRKAKESWIGRVVVTKPWTVLAITLVLLGGLAAFSTQVKFTYDLLSSFPEDVPSREGFTVIGEQFSQGELAPVKVIVDAEGKETDLKQRLESLDYISKVGDAQQGAENANITAFDVEFNLNPYSMEAMQHIPDLRATAEKALQDAGVSNVDSQVWIDGQTAEQYDIEVTGERDAKIIIPVVIGMITLLLLLYLRSVVATAYLIATVVLSYFSALGLGWIIIHYGLGADAIQGAIPLYSFVFLVALGEDYNIFMISSIWQKRKTMPLRQAIREGVGETSSVITSAGLILAGTFAVLATLPIQVLVQFGIITAVGVMLDTFLVRPFMVPAITALLGKWAFWPGKYVPIAEKNEEKQNQSM; encoded by the coding sequence ATGCAGGAAGGTTCGGGTTACGGCCGCTGGGTTGCCGGCAAACGAAGCAAATGGATTACGCTGTTGGTATGGATCATTATTGCCGTTGTGCTTGGCATGGTATGGCCTGCTGTAGGTGATCGTGAAACCAATAACGCACAGGATCTGAGTGAATCCAAACCATCGGTTCAGGCAGCTGCACTTGCCGAGAAGGAATTCCCTGGTGGTGAAGGATTGCCCGCGCTGATCGTATGGCGTCAAGCCGGCGGTCTGACGGATGAGCAGATTGAGAACATTCAGGCATTAACGGAGCGACTGGATCAAGATCCGGTAGAACAACAACAGTCCGTTGTGCCACTCTATCAATTGCCACCACAGGCATTGAAAGGCCAGCTTTCGGAAGACGGAAGTACTTTGGTTATGCCACTTTTCTTCAATGAAGGTGCCGATTCGGAACAATTGAAGGCAGCTATTGAAGCACTTGAGCAAAAAACACAAGACATCTTCGGGGCAAACCCGTTCGATGTCGCCATAGATGATACCAATACACTGATTGCCCGTGTAACAGGGCCTGTAGGAATATCCATTGATGCGAGCGGGCTATTCTCCTCCGCCGATGTATCCTTGCTGATCGCTACGGTTGTACTGGTATTAGTACTGTTGTTGTTGATCTACCGCTCGCCAGTACTGGCGATTATCCCGATTATTGCGGTTGGATTCGCGTATATGGTGACAAGCCCCATTCTCGGATTCATGGCAGATCAAGGTTGGATCACGGTGGATGCACAGTCGATCTCGATCATGACCGTGTTGTTATTTGGAGCAGGAACGGATTACTGTCTGTTCATGATCTCCAGATACCGCCAGATTCTCTATCATGAGCCGGACAAAAAGAAAGCCATCTTCCAGGCAATTACCGGATCATCTGGCGCCATTGCCATGAGTGGGTTCACGGTCGTTGCAGCACTACTGGTGCTGTTGCTGGCTGAATACGGTGCATATCATCGCTTTGCCGTACCATTCAGTCTGTCCATCTTTATTATGTTTATTGCAAGTCTGACGCTGGTTCCAGCGCTCTTGGCGATCTTCGGTCGGGGTTCATTCTATCCATTCGTACCACGTACACATGAGATGGAAGTGGAACGTGCGAAGAAAAAAGGCAAACCGGCTCCTGCCCCGCGCAAAGCGAAGGAAAGCTGGATTGGCCGTGTTGTAGTAACAAAGCCATGGACCGTTCTTGCAATTACGTTGGTATTGCTGGGAGGACTGGCGGCATTCTCTACTCAGGTTAAATTCACGTATGATCTGTTGTCTTCCTTCCCGGAGGATGTGCCTTCCCGCGAAGGTTTCACCGTCATCGGCGAACAATTCTCCCAAGGTGAGCTGGCTCCAGTCAAAGTGATCGTTGATGCCGAAGGCAAAGAAACTGATCTGAAGCAGCGTCTCGAATCGCTGGATTACATTAGCAAAGTAGGCGATGCTCAGCAGGGTGCCGAGAATGCCAACATTACCGCCTTTGATGTGGAATTCAATCTGAATCCATATTCCATGGAGGCAATGCAGCATATTCCGGATCTGCGGGCTACTGCGGAAAAGGCGCTTCAAGATGCTGGAGTAAGCAATGTAGACAGTCAGGTCTGGATCGATGGTCAGACGGCTGAACAGTATGACATTGAAGTGACCGGAGAACGGGATGCCAAGATCATTATTCCAGTGGTCATCGGCATGATTACATTGTTATTACTATTATACCTGCGTTCAGTTGTAGCTACAGCGTATCTGATTGCAACGGTTGTTCTGTCGTATTTCTCTGCACTGGGTCTGGGTTGGATCATCATTCACTACGGACTTGGCGCAGATGCCATTCAGGGAGCGATTCCGCTGTATTCCTTCGTATTCCTCGTGGCACTGGGTGAAGACTACAACATCTTCATGATCTCTAGCATCTGGCAGAAACGTAAAACGATGCCACTTCGTCAAGCGATCAGAGAAGGTGTTGGCGAGACAAGCTCTGTTATTACATCTGCAGGTCTGATCTTGGCAGGAACGTTTGCGGTACTTGCTACATTACCAATTCAGGTGTTGGTGCAGTTTGGTATTATCACAGCTGTTGGTGTGATGTTGGATACCTTCCTGGTTCGTCCGTTCATGGTACCGGCGATCACCGCATTGCTGGGCAAATGGGCCTTCTGGCCAGGCAAGTATGTTCCGATTGCAGAGAAGAATGAGGAGAAACAAAACCAGTCTATGTAA
- a CDS encoding TetR/AcrR family transcriptional regulator, with protein sequence MSKKTNIPRSPGRPKTGVDQASVQSNILMTASRLFMEYGYEPVSLQQIASLCNVTKASIYYHFTSKADLFTVAITRIMTMSMQQTSLRLDEPGTLQERLIKVAQAKMQHSHIETESMMREAEKHLNTEQLSQIREAEVQIFEVLATHFKQEMDNGYLRVASPMLLAHAFTSLLMLANREDVRNMNGGSIEELAQELVALFLDGAVKRN encoded by the coding sequence ATGAGCAAAAAAACAAACATTCCCCGGTCACCGGGCAGACCCAAAACGGGTGTGGATCAAGCATCTGTGCAATCCAACATATTGATGACCGCGTCACGTCTATTTATGGAATACGGGTATGAACCCGTTTCTCTCCAGCAGATCGCTTCGTTATGTAATGTGACCAAAGCATCAATCTATTATCACTTCACCAGCAAAGCCGATCTGTTCACCGTTGCCATTACCCGCATAATGACGATGAGCATGCAGCAGACTTCACTCCGCCTGGATGAACCTGGCACATTACAAGAGCGGCTGATCAAGGTTGCGCAAGCGAAGATGCAGCACTCCCATATTGAGACGGAGAGCATGATGCGAGAAGCCGAGAAACATCTGAATACGGAGCAACTCAGCCAGATTCGAGAAGCTGAGGTTCAGATCTTCGAAGTGCTTGCGACCCACTTCAAGCAGGAGATGGACAATGGTTATTTGCGTGTTGCCAGTCCCATGCTGCTTGCCCATGCATTTACGTCACTGCTCATGCTCGCGAACCGCGAAGATGTACGTAACATGAATGGCGGCAGCATCGAGGAACTTGCGCAGGAACTGGTGGCGCTGTTTCTGGATGGAGCGGTTAAACGGAACTAA
- a CDS encoding nucleoside hydrolase, translating to MTNQLNVYFNHDGGVDDLVSLFMLLQMDNVHVTGVSVIPADGYLEPATDASRKIIDRFGTYSVEVSKSNSRGKNPFPAAWRLHSFYVDALPVLNESGKMEAPLSAVPAHQHLIEKVRNTEGKTLLLFTGPLTDLARALDEAPDIEEKIDKLVWMGGTFERGNVEEPEHDGTAEWNVFWDPEAAYRVWQSGIQIDLVALESTNKVPLTPAVRNRWAAERRFEGVDFLGNCYAGCPPLVYSETNSTYYLWDVLTTASVGREDIVKKKTVNCIVIPDGPSQGRTVEQADGRPVQLVYDTDPEAFFTYMTDLGKKAAPQRY from the coding sequence ATGACGAACCAACTTAATGTGTATTTTAACCATGACGGCGGCGTGGATGACCTCGTATCGCTGTTCATGCTTCTGCAAATGGACAATGTACATGTAACCGGCGTATCGGTTATTCCGGCAGACGGATATCTGGAGCCAGCAACAGATGCCAGCCGCAAAATTATCGATCGTTTCGGTACATATTCCGTAGAGGTATCCAAATCCAACTCCAGAGGGAAAAATCCATTTCCTGCGGCGTGGAGACTGCATTCCTTCTATGTAGATGCACTTCCTGTACTGAACGAGTCCGGCAAAATGGAAGCACCACTTTCTGCAGTTCCTGCACACCAGCATCTAATCGAGAAAGTGCGCAATACCGAAGGCAAAACGTTGCTCCTGTTCACAGGCCCACTGACTGACCTTGCGCGTGCACTGGACGAAGCACCAGACATTGAAGAGAAAATCGACAAGCTGGTATGGATGGGTGGTACATTCGAGCGTGGTAACGTAGAAGAGCCTGAGCATGACGGTACAGCAGAGTGGAACGTATTCTGGGACCCGGAAGCGGCTTACCGTGTATGGCAAAGTGGTATCCAGATCGATCTGGTTGCACTGGAAAGCACAAACAAAGTACCTCTGACTCCAGCCGTTCGTAACCGCTGGGCAGCAGAGCGTCGCTTCGAAGGCGTTGATTTCCTGGGTAACTGTTACGCAGGTTGTCCGCCACTGGTGTACAGTGAGACAAATTCCACATATTATCTGTGGGATGTGCTGACAACGGCTTCCGTTGGACGCGAGGACATCGTGAAGAAGAAAACGGTCAACTGTATTGTTATCCCGGATGGTCCTAGCCAGGGCCGCACGGTGGAGCAAGCAGACGGACGTCCAGTACAACTGGTGTATGATACCGATCCGGAAGCGTTCTTTACGTACATGACGGATTTGGGTAAAAAAGCTGCTCCGCAGCGCTACTAA